In Francisella salimarina, the following proteins share a genomic window:
- a CDS encoding MFS transporter — MKEDFKVVLIAGTGAVLEVYDFLLYVLFSAQIVNTFFAGIDDSLIKSFITIAIFSLTYIVRPLGAVTLGILGDRYGRKKIFTFTIILMGISSLLMGIMPSYATFGVFASIAFVMFRILQGFALSGELPAAYVIVYETSTKNIGFKLSILFAFVLSGFLFATTVCLILEYLFDDYAWRIGFVLGGFLAIFGYYARLRLTETPLFRKIASRDKKSIITLFKQNYINIFIGFCFAMLFALGAIILLQYSNFYIAKLLNTSNTSLIMIPVQIIVLISVIVFGYISDKVGLSKMYIVGCLILLITIPVIFYLMSDTFSVFMGMIFLIICYSVGASTTLFFLCDIFPTEFRLSGVALSYSLNSAFVGGVCPIVAATIITKTGTIWLGPTIICMICLIFALFAIFLYKKLGISFYKKSSKII, encoded by the coding sequence ATGAAAGAAGATTTCAAAGTAGTATTAATTGCTGGCACAGGCGCAGTTTTAGAGGTTTATGACTTTTTATTATATGTATTATTTTCGGCACAAATTGTAAATACATTTTTTGCTGGGATTGATGATTCATTAATTAAAAGTTTCATCACAATTGCTATATTTTCTCTAACATATATTGTTAGGCCTTTAGGAGCTGTTACTTTAGGAATCTTGGGTGATCGATATGGTAGGAAGAAAATATTTACATTTACAATAATTCTTATGGGAATATCTTCATTACTAATGGGGATTATGCCTTCTTATGCTACTTTTGGGGTGTTTGCAAGTATAGCTTTTGTAATGTTTAGGATATTACAGGGATTTGCTTTAAGCGGAGAGTTGCCTGCAGCGTATGTGATTGTTTATGAAACAAGTACAAAGAATATAGGATTTAAACTAAGTATTTTATTTGCATTTGTTTTATCAGGGTTTTTATTTGCAACAACAGTATGTCTGATTCTTGAATATTTATTTGATGATTATGCTTGGAGAATTGGTTTTGTATTAGGTGGTTTCTTGGCTATATTCGGCTATTACGCAAGATTAAGATTAACAGAAACACCACTGTTTAGGAAAATTGCAAGTAGAGATAAAAAGAGTATTATTACTCTTTTTAAACAAAACTATATAAACATATTTATTGGTTTTTGTTTCGCAATGTTATTTGCTTTAGGTGCAATAATTTTGCTTCAGTATTCTAATTTTTATATTGCAAAATTATTAAATACTAGTAACACAAGTTTAATAATGATTCCAGTACAGATAATAGTTTTGATATCTGTGATAGTATTTGGCTATATATCTGATAAAGTTGGACTTAGTAAAATGTATATTGTTGGTTGTTTAATTTTATTGATAACCATTCCTGTAATATTCTATTTGATGTCAGATACTTTTAGTGTTTTTATGGGCATGATTTTTTTAATTATTTGCTATTCAGTTGGTGCATCGACAACATTATTTTTCTTGTGTGATATTTTTCCAACAGAGTTTAGATTATCAGGTGTTGCCTTGAGCTATAGTTTAAATTCAGCCTTTGTTGGCGGTGTTTGTCCTATAGTTGCTGCAACGATAATAACAAAAACAGGCACTATTTGGCTTGGTCCTACTATTATTTGTATGATTTGTTTGATATTTGCTTTGTTTGCAATTTTTTTATATAAGAAATTAGGAATAAGTTTTTATAAAAAATCATCAAAAATAATATGA
- the xseA gene encoding exodeoxyribonuclease VII large subunit: protein MQESLKLSEFLELIKSTIEMSFGYEGFWVVAELSEWRRSGKHYYGELIEHDGVSKFPIAKIRCNCWANKVDYIHSKFSQATGETLKTDMKVLFRVSVNYHTSFGLSLNIIDIDPAFTLGDRQARKIEILQSLSGKGILERNKVLNMPDDFTNVAVITSITAAGKGDFFEEADKLQDLSLCSFDIYEAKMQGAECAKSVSTAFAKIATMADKYDAIVLIRGGGSQADLDWFNNILPAESICNSEIPVLVGIGHERDSTVLDEICTKRFDTPSKVINYIANTIIDNAINAKYNYESIVRITKNLAKQNKHQLDNLYHNFKTRIEHYLYQMNQSVDHNYKESTSIARGVTKLYDKTVNTMHENILSSSKSLIRSYENNIYNSYNQSTNTARNILKYYNQTSESLYKQILSVSIEPTLKRGFSLTKTTDGKYITTQKQAQAYSDLEIVYADGNIQVEVKENGNSK from the coding sequence ATGCAAGAATCATTGAAGTTAAGCGAGTTTCTTGAGCTTATAAAAAGTACTATTGAAATGAGTTTCGGCTATGAAGGTTTTTGGGTAGTTGCAGAGCTATCTGAATGGCGTAGATCTGGTAAACATTACTATGGTGAGCTTATAGAGCATGATGGTGTTAGTAAATTTCCTATAGCTAAAATTAGATGTAACTGTTGGGCAAATAAAGTTGATTATATCCATAGTAAATTTAGTCAAGCTACTGGAGAAACTCTAAAAACAGATATGAAAGTCTTATTTAGGGTAAGTGTAAATTATCATACTAGTTTTGGACTTAGTCTAAATATAATAGATATAGATCCTGCCTTTACACTTGGTGATAGGCAAGCTCGTAAAATTGAGATTCTACAAAGCTTGTCCGGAAAAGGTATTTTAGAGAGAAATAAAGTTCTTAATATGCCAGATGATTTTACCAATGTTGCAGTAATCACAAGTATAACGGCTGCAGGTAAAGGAGATTTCTTTGAAGAGGCTGATAAATTACAAGATTTAAGTTTATGTAGCTTTGATATATATGAAGCAAAGATGCAAGGTGCAGAATGTGCGAAAAGTGTCTCAACAGCATTTGCTAAGATAGCAACAATGGCTGATAAATATGATGCGATAGTATTAATCCGAGGAGGGGGTTCTCAGGCTGATCTTGACTGGTTTAATAATATACTACCAGCTGAAAGTATTTGTAATAGTGAAATTCCCGTGCTAGTTGGTATAGGACATGAAAGAGATAGCACAGTTTTAGATGAGATATGTACAAAAAGATTTGATACGCCATCTAAGGTTATAAATTATATAGCGAATACAATTATTGATAATGCAATAAACGCTAAATATAATTATGAATCGATAGTAAGAATTACTAAAAATTTAGCTAAACAAAATAAGCATCAATTAGATAATCTGTATCATAATTTTAAAACACGTATAGAACATTATCTCTATCAAATGAATCAAAGTGTTGATCATAACTATAAAGAATCTACTTCTATAGCAAGGGGAGTTACTAAGCTATATGATAAAACCGTGAATACTATGCATGAAAATATATTATCAAGCTCAAAAAGCTTGATAAGAAGTTATGAAAATAACATTTATAATTCATATAATCAGTCAACTAATACAGCTCGAAATATTTTAAAATACTATAATCAAACAAGCGAATCTCTTTATAAGCAGATATTATCTGTATCAATAGAGCCAACTCTTAAAAGAGGCTTTAGCTTGACAAAGACAACAGATGGCAAATATATAACAACTCAAAAACAAGCACAAGCATACTCAGATTTAGAGATAGTTTATGCCGATGGAAATATACAAGTAGAGGTGAAAGAAAATGGCAACTCAAAGTAA
- a CDS encoding alpha-E domain-containing protein: MISRTAENCFWLSRNIERVQMLTNAIEVAYNVELEIYGDAEDIWYPLVVVLGGKEAFIKKYGYSAKSNARKIQEFLIWDKENPSSIYSSLSSARENARIIRDLIAADMWEEINELWLWINSAETHRFSVVNLDEFCKKIIKFCFLWIGFYHNFILRNDTYNFMKLGMLIERVDFTLRLGDIHHHRHISLASKNETTDESQYWQEMLLNTMSKDAFMRKADFDVNRKDVAEFLLKSDDYPRTVTFCLNDCLAVLKRMSYHSTGIGMQSRTKVEEIIKYFESNATESLLEKNHEFITYLINSMAQLTTIISKEFFISDVDFYVAMLEG; this comes from the coding sequence ATGATATCTCGTACAGCAGAAAATTGTTTTTGGTTAAGTAGAAATATTGAAAGAGTTCAGATGTTAACTAATGCTATTGAAGTGGCATATAACGTCGAACTTGAGATATATGGTGATGCTGAAGATATTTGGTATCCCTTAGTAGTGGTATTAGGCGGTAAAGAGGCATTTATTAAAAAATATGGTTACAGTGCAAAGTCTAACGCAAGAAAGATACAAGAGTTTTTGATTTGGGATAAAGAAAATCCATCTTCGATATATTCATCATTATCTTCTGCACGTGAAAATGCTCGGATAATTAGAGATCTGATAGCTGCAGATATGTGGGAAGAGATTAATGAGCTGTGGTTGTGGATTAATTCAGCTGAAACTCATAGATTTTCTGTAGTAAATCTAGATGAATTCTGTAAAAAAATCATTAAGTTTTGTTTCTTGTGGATAGGTTTTTATCATAACTTTATTCTAAGGAATGATACTTATAACTTTATGAAGTTAGGTATGCTTATTGAGAGAGTTGACTTTACATTGAGGCTAGGCGACATACATCATCATAGACATATAAGTCTCGCGTCAAAGAATGAAACTACAGATGAATCACAGTATTGGCAGGAGATGTTGTTAAATACAATGTCAAAAGACGCATTTATGCGTAAAGCAGATTTTGACGTTAACAGAAAAGATGTAGCGGAGTTCTTGTTGAAATCAGATGATTATCCTAGAACAGTTACTTTTTGTTTAAATGATTGTCTTGCTGTGTTAAAAAGGATGTCATATCATTCGACAGGTATAGGTATGCAATCTAGAACAAAAGTAGAGGAAATTATAAAATACTTTGAAAGTAATGCTACTGAGTCATTGCTAGAAAAAAATCATGAATTTATTACATATCTGATAAACTCAATGGCACAACTTACAACTATTATTTCAAAAGAATTCTTTATATCTGATGTAGATTTCTACGTAGCAATGTTAGAAGGGTAG
- a CDS encoding circularly permuted type 2 ATP-grasp protein — translation MSNDSIFSGYAPYSGVYDEIFSNEGHVRSDVSQAIKTIDELSVESLYEKQKFVDASFLKNGITFTVYSDTQGTEKIFPFDLIPRIISEKEWSELEKGLKQRLKALNAFLNDIYDEQKILEDGVIPRELVESSEEYLPEMRGVKPPHGVYCHIAGLDLIKDESGFMVLEDNVRTPSGVSYVLENRNSLMKVLPEAFANANIKKVVDYPTELRKALSSISPVVDGKKGLSVVLTPGQYNSAYFEHSYLARKMGCKLVQGSDLFVHNNHVYLKTTKGPKLVTVIYRRIDDKFLDPEFFNPESMLGVPGIIEAYKAGNVVLANAVGNGIADDKAIYPYVHKMIEYYLNEKPILAQVKTYFCSEEDDRNYVLSNLDKLVVKEANGSGGYGMLIGPQASAEELQEFATKIKEKPRAYIAQPLVELSTSPTFIDGKVLPRRVDLRAFLVTGKDTWILPGGLARVALKEGSYVVNSSQGGGSKDTWVLGRDKK, via the coding sequence ATGTCTAATGATAGTATTTTTTCAGGTTACGCTCCTTATTCTGGAGTATATGATGAAATTTTTTCTAATGAAGGTCATGTGCGTAGTGATGTTTCTCAGGCAATTAAAACTATAGATGAGTTAAGTGTAGAATCTTTATACGAAAAGCAGAAATTTGTAGATGCTTCTTTTCTAAAAAATGGAATTACTTTTACGGTTTATAGTGATACTCAAGGTACAGAAAAGATCTTTCCATTTGATTTAATTCCCAGAATAATCTCTGAAAAAGAGTGGTCTGAGCTTGAGAAAGGATTAAAACAACGTCTTAAAGCACTAAATGCTTTTTTGAATGACATATATGACGAGCAAAAAATATTAGAAGATGGTGTGATACCAAGAGAGCTTGTAGAATCATCAGAAGAGTATCTACCCGAGATGAGAGGCGTGAAGCCTCCACATGGTGTATATTGCCATATTGCAGGACTTGATCTTATAAAAGATGAAAGTGGTTTTATGGTATTAGAAGATAATGTAAGAACTCCATCTGGTGTTTCTTATGTATTAGAAAATCGTAATTCTCTAATGAAAGTACTTCCTGAGGCATTTGCAAATGCTAATATCAAAAAAGTAGTGGATTATCCAACTGAATTGAGAAAAGCACTATCTAGTATTTCTCCGGTTGTAGACGGTAAAAAAGGTTTAAGTGTAGTTTTAACGCCAGGACAATATAATTCAGCATACTTTGAACATAGCTATCTTGCACGTAAAATGGGATGTAAGCTAGTACAAGGTTCAGATCTTTTTGTACATAATAATCATGTATATCTCAAAACTACTAAAGGACCTAAGCTTGTAACTGTAATTTATAGAAGAATAGATGATAAGTTTTTAGATCCGGAATTCTTTAATCCTGAAAGTATGCTTGGAGTACCTGGCATAATAGAGGCATATAAGGCTGGTAATGTAGTTTTAGCAAATGCTGTAGGTAATGGTATTGCTGATGACAAAGCAATATACCCGTATGTTCACAAAATGATTGAATATTATCTTAACGAAAAGCCAATATTAGCCCAAGTTAAAACATATTTTTGTAGTGAAGAAGATGATAGAAATTACGTTTTGAGTAATCTTGATAAATTAGTTGTAAAAGAAGCTAATGGTTCTGGAGGCTACGGGATGCTTATTGGACCACAGGCTAGTGCAGAGGAGTTACAAGAGTTTGCTACTAAAATAAAAGAAAAGCCGAGAGCATATATAGCTCAACCATTAGTAGAGTTATCTACAAGTCCTACATTTATCGATGGTAAGGTATTGCCAAGAAGGGTGGATTTGAGAGCGTTTTTAGTTACTGGTAAAGATACATGGATACTACCAGGAGGGCTTGCAAGAGTAGCTCTTAAAGAAGGATCATATGTTGTGAATTCTAGTCAAGGTGGTGGTTCGAAAGATACATGGGTTTTAGGGAGAGATAAGAAATGA
- a CDS encoding GNAT family N-acetyltransferase produces the protein MNKTKIGFASINNITTEEINTLVKIINDAYRSAEGDLWIDSAKRTTFNELKTLINNNQIIIATNNNQMIGSVKVTRLSDNIAELGMLATAFNHRRLGVGTKLVNAAENWAKNNGFKIMQLELLTPKHYINQNKEVLKRWYTKCGYIHHSIEPFKSLFPNTYHLLAVECDFNIYHKSLL, from the coding sequence ATGAATAAAACAAAAATAGGCTTTGCAAGTATAAATAATATAACTACAGAGGAAATAAATACTCTTGTCAAAATTATTAATGATGCCTATAGGAGTGCTGAAGGAGATCTATGGATAGATTCTGCAAAAAGAACAACTTTTAATGAATTAAAGACTCTAATTAATAATAATCAGATAATTATCGCAACAAATAATAATCAGATGATCGGCTCTGTAAAAGTCACAAGACTCTCAGATAATATAGCTGAACTTGGAATGCTTGCTACTGCCTTTAACCATAGGAGGCTTGGCGTTGGCACTAAGCTTGTGAATGCTGCAGAAAATTGGGCAAAGAATAATGGCTTTAAAATAATGCAACTTGAACTACTTACCCCTAAACACTATATTAATCAAAACAAAGAGGTTTTGAAAAGATGGTACACCAAATGTGGGTACATACACCACTCTATAGAGCCATTTAAAAGCTTATTCCCTAATACATACCATCTATTAGCTGTAGAGTGCGACTTTAATATCTATCACAAGTCACTCCTTTAG
- a CDS encoding class II glutamine amidotransferase: MFSNILAISSDCPISPRINFLADDTATLQEFMWGIGWYHNNHNAVSIMKDNHVENVEALRALFDNNPNFCSSTFIGHIYSHSLFDKTDLNLQPFMKPHAGKEWTIVHNGDLNRMYQNTLCLNFSDYEPVGKTDSEYILCWILSQLRKKNIRELNDDNLFYVYDLLKQINEVGQVNLVLSNGDITVVYQDKEDFNPIYYKKFYPPTNSNNLDIGYVNVATGLYGDELRTYTIFSNNTNVDGTWRKLLPGQMVAVSHGRVVWNSDKSSSNYGGHTYQPERLNVPVENKVFESSERVLDIIHTTKYSYEFPVNLSKHDIRMKPIVDAKQRILNYDLKISVACEKEEYTDVFGNDVVFLKTKESYKEFTIEMKTKIAVSNDHSVRKRSINSRTTMPISWMPWQRQMMTPYLLSVELPQTQLEELMDYAVSFVKRNDSDIMAVLDDINKTIYYEYKYVSGSTNFATTAYDVYITRQGVCQDFSNLFICLARLLGIPARYRSGYIFNGGHYNNTEMSDATHAWVEVYIPWIGWIGYDPTNGCEVNSDHVRIACGRTYIDATPTAGTIYRGGGGESLSINVKVFDVTSTL, from the coding sequence ATGTTTAGTAATATCTTGGCTATATCTTCAGATTGCCCAATATCTCCACGAATTAACTTTTTAGCAGATGATACCGCAACCTTACAAGAATTTATGTGGGGTATAGGATGGTATCATAATAATCATAATGCTGTATCGATTATGAAAGATAATCATGTTGAAAATGTAGAAGCTTTACGTGCTTTGTTTGACAACAATCCAAACTTTTGTTCTAGCACTTTTATTGGACATATTTATAGTCATAGTTTGTTTGACAAAACTGATTTAAATCTTCAGCCATTTATGAAACCTCATGCAGGTAAAGAGTGGACTATTGTTCATAATGGTGATTTAAATAGGATGTATCAAAATACGTTATGCCTTAACTTTTCTGACTATGAACCTGTCGGTAAAACTGATTCAGAATATATATTATGCTGGATTCTTTCTCAACTTAGAAAAAAAAATATTAGAGAGCTAAATGACGATAATCTATTTTATGTTTATGACTTATTGAAGCAGATAAATGAGGTTGGTCAAGTAAACTTGGTTCTTTCTAATGGTGATATAACAGTAGTTTATCAAGATAAGGAGGATTTTAATCCAATTTATTATAAAAAGTTCTACCCACCGACAAATAGTAATAATTTAGATATTGGTTATGTGAATGTAGCAACAGGCTTGTATGGAGATGAGCTTAGAACTTATACAATATTTTCAAATAATACAAACGTTGACGGTACATGGAGAAAATTATTGCCAGGTCAAATGGTAGCTGTTTCTCATGGTCGTGTTGTATGGAATAGTGATAAAAGTAGTAGTAATTATGGAGGGCATACATACCAGCCTGAGCGATTAAATGTTCCTGTTGAGAATAAAGTTTTTGAAAGCTCAGAAAGAGTTTTAGACATTATTCATACTACAAAATACAGTTATGAGTTTCCAGTGAATTTGAGTAAACATGATATTCGTATGAAACCAATTGTAGATGCAAAACAGCGTATACTCAATTATGATCTTAAAATATCAGTTGCTTGCGAGAAAGAAGAATATACTGATGTTTTTGGTAATGACGTTGTGTTTCTCAAAACTAAAGAGTCTTATAAAGAATTTACAATAGAAATGAAGACAAAAATTGCTGTGAGTAATGATCATAGTGTGCGTAAAAGATCTATAAATTCTCGTACAACTATGCCAATTTCATGGATGCCGTGGCAGAGGCAGATGATGACTCCATATCTATTGTCTGTAGAGCTGCCACAAACTCAACTTGAAGAGTTAATGGATTATGCTGTATCTTTTGTCAAAAGGAATGATAGTGATATTATGGCAGTACTAGATGACATTAATAAAACAATCTATTACGAATATAAATACGTCTCAGGTTCTACTAACTTTGCCACAACTGCTTATGATGTATATATTACTAGGCAAGGTGTTTGTCAAGACTTCTCAAATCTGTTTATCTGTTTGGCAAGGCTTTTAGGTATACCTGCTCGATATCGATCAGGATATATATTTAATGGTGGTCACTATAATAATACTGAGATGAGTGACGCTACGCACGCATGGGTGGAGGTATATATACCGTGGATTGGCTGGATAGGATATGACCCTACAAATGGTTGTGAAGTTAATAGTGATCATGTACGTATTGCATGTGGTAGAACATATATTGATGCTACGCCGACAGCAGGAACAATTTACCGAGGAGGAGGTGGAGAGTCTTTGTCGATAAACGTTAAAGTTTTTGATGTAACTAGCACGTTATAA